From one Parambassis ranga chromosome 5, fParRan2.1, whole genome shotgun sequence genomic stretch:
- the LOC114435753 gene encoding tripartite motif-containing protein 16-like: MAQQRNQQDSLRFSCSICLDLPKDPVAVPCGHSYCMKCIQSFWDEEDRKGIHSCPQCRKTFTPRPVLEKNLLLAEFVEELKKTGLQAAPADHCYAGPEDVACDFCTDRKLKASKSCLDCLVSYCEKHLQPHYDGAAFNKHKLVEPSKKLQENICSRHDEVMKIFCRTDQQSVCYLCTVDEHKGHDTVPAAAERAEKQKELQVSRTNLQQGIQEAQKDVKLLQQEVEAIRGSADKTVEDCQKIFSELMRLIQKRSSDVKQQVRSQEEAEVSRVKERQEELEQKITEMKRKDAELEQLSHTEDHIHFLHKYRSLSALSESTHSSSINIRPLRYFEDMTAAVSELRDKLQDTLRETWTNVSLTEVDVLLSEPEPQTRADLKYSCELTLDPNTANKYLLLSEGNRKVTRMREKQSYSSHPDRFTVYTQILSKESLTGRCYWEMEWRGGVYVAVAYKNMNRAEWFGDNDKSWSLECDTNSYRFYHNKIHTEVSGPPSSRVGVYLDHRAGILSFYSVSETMTLLHRVQTTFTQPLYAGLWLYDGATAELIKVQ; the protein is encoded by the coding sequence ATGGCGCAGCAAAGAAACCAGCAGGACTCACTGAGGTTCTCTTGTTCCATCTGTCTGGATCTCCCGAAGGATCCGGTGGCTGTCccctgtggacacagctactgcatGAAGTGTATTCAAAGCTTCTGGGATGAAGAGGACAGGAAGGGAATCcacagctgtcctcagtgcaggaagactttcacaccgaggcctgtcctggAGAAAAACCTCCTGTTAGCAGAGTttgtggaggagctgaagaagactggactccaagctgctcctgctgatcactgctatgctggacctgaagatgtggcctgtgatttCTGCACTGACAGGAAGCTGAAAGCCAGCAAGTCCTGTCTGGACTGTTTGGTGTCATACTGTGAGAAACACCTCCAACCTCACTATGATGGAGCTGCGTTCAACAAACACAAGCTGGTGGAGCCCTCCAAGAAACTCCAGGAGAACATCTGCTCTCgtcatgatgaggtgatgaagatcttctgccgcactgatcagcagtctgtctgttatCTCTGCACAGTGGATGAACATAAAGGCCATGACACAgtcccagctgcagcagagagagctgaGAAGCAGAAGGAGCTCCAGGTGAGCAGGACAAACCTCCAGCAGGGAATCCAGGAGGCACAGaaagatgtgaagctgctccaacaggaggtggaggccatcagaggctctgctgataaaacagtggaggacTGTCAGAAGATCTTCAGTGAGCTGATGCGTCTGATCCAgaaaagaagctctgatgtgaagcagcaggtcagatcccAGGAGGAAGCTGAAGTGAGTCGAGTCAAAGAgcgtcaggaggagctggagcagaagatcactgagatgaagaggaaagacgccgagctggagcagctctcacacacagaggaccacatCCACTTTCTACACAAGTACCgctcactgtcagcactcagtgagtccacacactcatccagcatcaacatccgtcctctgaggtactttgaggacatgacagcagctgtgtcagagctcagagacaaactacaggacactcTGAGGGAGACGTGGACAAACGTCTCACTGACTGAAGTGGATGTTCTACTGTCAGAACCAGAGccacagaccagagctgacttgaagtattcatgtgaactcaccctggatccaaacacagcaaacaaataTCTGTTATTATCTGAGGGGAACAGAAAAGTAACAAGAATGAGAGAAAAACAGTCTTATTCAagtcatccagacagattcacTGTTTACACTCAGATCCTGAGTAAAGAGAGTCTGACTGGACGTTGTTACTGGGAGATGGAGTGGAGAGGTGGAGTTTATGTAGCAGTTGCATACAAGAATATGAACAGAGCAGAGTGGTTTGGAGACAATGATAAATCTTGGTCATTAgaatgtgacacaaacagttATAGATTTTATCACAACAAGATCCACACTGAGGTCTCAGGTCCTCCTTCCTCCAGAGTAGGAGTGTACctggatcacagagcaggtattctgtccttctacagcgtctctgaaaccatgactctcctccacagagtccagaccacattcactcagcctctctaTGCTGGACTTTGGCTTTATGATGGAGCCACTGCTGAGCTGATTAAAGTCCAATAG
- the LOC114435752 gene encoding tripartite motif-containing protein 16-like, which translates to MAQQRNQQDSLRFSCSICLDLLKDPVAVPCGHSYCMKCIQSFWDEEDRKGIHSCPQCRKTFTPRPVLEKNFLLAELVEELKKTGLQAAPADHCYAGPGDVACDFCTDRKLKASKSCLVCLVSYCEKHLQPHYDVAPLKRHKLVEPSKKLQENICSRHDEVMKIFCRTDQQSVCYLCTMDEHKGHDTVLAAAERAEKQKELQVSRTNLQQGIQEAQKDVKLLQQEVEAIRGSADKTVEDSQKIFSELIRLIQKRSSDVKQQVRSQEEAEVSRVKERQEELEQKITEMKRKDAELEQLSHTEDHIHFLHKYRSLSALSESTHSSSINIRPLRYFEDMTAAVSELRDKLQDTLRETWTNVSLTEVDVLLSEPQTRADFLKYSCELTLDPNTAYTQLLLSEGNRKVTRMSQEQSYPSHPDRFTVYCQVLSKESLTGRCYWEVERRGGAGRVSVAYKNMNRAEWFGFNDKSWSLRCDTNSYRFYHNKINTEVSGPPSSRVGVYLDHRAGILSFYSISETMTLLHRVQTTFTQPLYAGLLLCYVGDTAELIKVQ; encoded by the coding sequence ATGGCGCAGCAAAGAAACCAGCAGGACTCACTGAGGTTCTCTTGTTCCATCTGTCTGGATCTCCTGAAGGATCCGGTGGCTGTCccctgtggacacagctactgcatGAAGTGTATTCAAAGCTTCTGGGATGAAGAGGACAGGAAGGGAATCcacagctgtcctcagtgcaggaagactttcacaccgaggcctgtcctggAGAAAAACTTCCTGTTAGCAGAGttagtggaggagctgaagaagactggactccaagctgctcctgctgatcactgctatgctggacctggagatgtggcctgtgatttCTGCACTGACAGGAAGCTGAAAGCCAGCAAGTCCTGTCTGGTCTGTTTGGTGTCATACTGTGAGAAACACCTCCAACCTCACTATGATGTAGCTCCATTAAAGAGACACAAGCTGGTGGAGCCCTCCAAGAAGCTCCAGGAGAACATCTGCTCTCgtcatgatgaggtgatgaagatcttctgccgcactgatcagcagtctgtctgttatCTCTGCACAATGGATGAACATAAAGGCCATGACACAGTCctagctgcagcagagagagctgaGAAGCAGAAGGAGCTCCAGGTGAGCAGGACAAACCTCCAGCAGGGAATCCAGGAGGCACAGaaagatgtgaagctgctccaacaggaggtggaggccatcagaggctctgctgataaaacagtggaggacAGTCAGAAGATCTTCAGTGAGCTGATCCGTCTGATCCAgaaaagaagctctgatgtgaagcagcaggtcagatcccAGGAGGAAGCTGAAGTGAGTCGAGTCAAAGAgcgtcaggaggagctggagcagaagatcactgagatgaagaggaaagacgccgagctggagcagctctcacacacagaggaccacatCCACTTTCTACACAAGTACCgctcactgtcagcactcagtgagtccacacactcatccagcatcaacatccgtcctctgaggtactttgaggacatgacagcagctgtgtcagagctcagagacaaactacaggacactcTGAGGGAGACGTGGACAAACGTCTCACTGACTGAAGTGGATGTTCTACTGTCAGAGccacagaccagagctgacTTCTTGAAGTATTCATGTGAACTCACcctggatccaaacacagcatacacacagctgttatTATCTGAGGGGAACAGAAAAGTAACAAGAATGAGTCAAGAACAGTCTTATCCAagtcatccagacagattcacTGTTTACTGTCAGGTCCTGAGTAAAGAGAGTCTGACTGGACgttgttactgggaggtggagaggagaggaggagcaggtcgTGTATCAGTCGCATACAAGAATATGAACAGAGCAGAGTGGTTTGGATTCAATGATAAATCTTGGTCATTACgatgtgacacaaacagttATAGATTTTATCACAACAAGATCAACACTGAGGTCTCAGGTCCTCCTTCCTCCAGAGTAGGAGTGTACctggatcacagagcaggtattctgtccttctacagcatctctgaaaccatgactctcctccacagagtccagaccacattcactcagcctctctaTGCTGGACTTTTGCTTTGTTATGTTGGAGACACTGCTGAGCTGATTAAAGTCCAATAG